GGTCCATTCGGCCCGTGCGGCGGTACTGGGCCGACTTCCACCGCATCAGCTGCCGCAGCATCGCCGGGTCCCGCTCGTCGAAGACGAACCGCAGCTCGCCGAGGTCGCGGGCCAGCCGCCGTTCCTTCTTCAGAACCGTCTTGGCGAGTCCCGGATAGGAGCCGCGCAGCCACTCCGGATACGTCGTCCCCTCGGCGGTCTTCAGATCGACGACCGGGGACGCGAACGTCCCGGTGACGTATCGGCCGAGAGGCTTCTGCTCGTCGACCAGGTGGTCGAACTCGAAGACCGAGAGACCGCAGGCCCGCAGCAACTCACCCGTGTCCCAGGTGACTCCGGGACGGTGGACCAGCGCCTGGCAGTCCGAGAGGCCGAGCCCGATGGCCCGGCCGACACCGAAGGCGTTGCGTTCGTACGGGAAGAAGCCGACGGGCTCCCCGTGATCGTGCAGCACCGCCACCCGGGCGCCGCCGCGGTACTTTCCGACCCCGGACGCGAACTCCGGTGCCAGGAACGGGTTTCCGAAGTCGGGCGACTCGTCCGCCACCCGGTGCCAGGCCGCACGGAGCTCTCCGCCCAGCTCCTCGGGTCTGTGGATCGTGATCCGGTTTCTCATGGAGTTGCTCGTGGATCGCATGGGCGACCGCTCCCCCCAGTTCCCCCCACGACGCGTCTACCGCGCCCTGCCACGCGCACAGAGTGCGGTGAGGCTCAAACGTCGCGAAACAGTACGCAGACTGTCAAGAGTGCCTGTCGTAACGGAACCGTACGGAGTGGGAGGTTCCGTTCCCTCCGCGTTTGCGCGACCCCTACATTGATCTCATGGCCGCGCCCGTACCCGATGCCACCGATGTCCTTGTCCGTGTGCTCATCTCGTACTCGCACGACGGCGATGGACACCGCAAGGCGGTCCTCAACCTCGCGAACCGGCTCCGCCATGCGGGCATCGACGCCTGGATCGACCAGTTCGAGGAGCACGAGCCGCCCGAGTCATGGCCGGACTGGATGCGACGGGAGCTGACCAAGGCCGATTTCGTACTGGTCGTGGTCACCGAGACCTACCTGGAGCGGTTCAACCGGGACTCACCGCAGGGCGTCGGGTCCGGGGTCAGGTGGGAGGGCGGGCTGATCACCGCCGGGCTGTACCACGGGCGGCAGGACAAGGCGCGGTACCTGCCGGTCGTGCTGCGGGAGGAGGACCGGCGGCTGATCCCCGTGCCCCTGAACCTGACGACGTCGTACGTCATCGGCGAGACCGGTGACGGGGACCTCGCTCCGCTCCTCCGGGTCCTGCGAGGAAGCCCCGGGGCCGTTCCCGTGAAGCTCGGCTCCCTGCCGGAGGACGCGGCCCGGGACTGGCAGATCGACCTGTACCTGGGAAACGGGCGGGAGGTCTGGAGACGGCTCGACCCCGACCTCCGTCTCGCCCTCGCCCAGGACTGGATCACCGCCAACTCCGCCCACCCCGAGGTCCGGGACCACGACCGGGACCAACTGGCGAACGCCCTGGCGGAGGAGCGGCCCCGGCACGCGCTGTCCGAACTGCTGCTGGAGGGCAGGGTGGAGGTGCTGCGCGACCACTTCGCCGCCGTGAACCCGTCCTCCTGGGGTCCCGTGGGGACTCCGCGCCAGGTCGGCCCCGACCACACGATCGTGGAGATGGGCTCGTCGGACGGGGACTCGCCGGAGCGGTCGTTGCTGATGAGGCGAGTGGGCCGTGAGTGGCTCGTGGCCAACTTCCGGGCGGCGTACGTGATTCCGGGCTGGCCGCCGCGGCAGGAGGAGATACCCGGAGCTTTGCGGAACGGGGGTACGTGAAATGGCGGAGGCCGAGTTCGTGCAGGGGATGACGCCGTTCCTGCGGGAGTCGTTGGGGGCGTACGGCGATGGGGTGCTGACGGGTGAGGCCGCGGCCGGCGCCTCGGGTACGGCGGCGGCGGAGGTCGGACGGGGGTTGCTGCGGGCGACGTACCGGCGGGTCGACGAGCGGGGGCGCGAAGGGCTGGAGGAGGCGGTCCAGGAGGCCGCCGCGGAGCCCGGGAACGAGGACGCGGTGGGGGCGCTTCGGCAGGAGATCCGGCGGGCGTTGCGGAAACATCCCGAGCTGGAGGGGGAGTTGGCCGCGTTGCTGCCGAGTGGAGGCGGGGTGACGACGACGGTCATCGCGTCGGGGACGCGGTCGGTCGCGGCGGGCGGGAACATCGGGATCGCCATCACCGGTGACGGTCACGGTCCGTCGAAGCGATGAGCGCTCCGGCCCTGGAGACCGCCCTCACCCAGGCCCGTTGAGCCCGTACAAAATTCTTGTACGGGTGACATCGGGTGAACGTACGTCCCCTGATGGGCAGTTCCTCCGCATGAGCAACAAGAGCCGCAGCTCGCGGATGAGGAAGAACGCGTCCGCCGTGAAGATGGTCGGGAGTCTCGTCGGTACGTTTCGCCGGGCGGCCGGGCTGACGCAGGTGGAGCTCGCCGAGCGGGTGGGTGTGGACGAGGAGACCATCGCGTCGATCGAGCAGGGCAGACGGACGCTGAAGGAGGATCTGGCCGCGCTGCTGGACGAACTCCTGGACACCAAGGGGGCGTTGGCCGTCGCGCTGGCGCACATGCCCGAGGTCGACCTGTTCCCGCGGTGGGCGGAGGAGTACATCGACCTGGAGCGGGAGGCGTTGGCCCTGTCGTCGTTCGAGAACCAGGCCGTGCCGGGCCTCCTGCAGACCCCGGCGTACGCCCGTGCGGTCTTCCTGAACGAGGTGCCGGCCTTGACGGAGGGCGAGATCGAGCAGCGCGTCACGGCGCGCGTCGAGCGTCAGGAGGTCCTGACCCGAAAGGTGCCGCCGACCGCCACCTTCATCCTGTCCGAGATGACCCTCATGGACCGGCTGGGCGGGGACGAGGTGCGCCACGGACAGCTGCGGCGCCTGTGTGAGTGGGCCGTCCTGCCCGGGATCACGATCCAGGTCATGCCGGTGGGCCGGGACTTTCACGCCGGGCTCTCCGGCCCCTTCGTTCTCATCGAGACCCTCGACCACCAGCACCTCGCCTACGTCGAGGGCCAGCGCAAAGGCTGGATGATCGCTGACCCCGACGAGGTGTCCGTCCTGGAACTCAAATATGCGATGCTGCGGTCACAGGCTCTCAACCCCCAGGAGTCCAGAGACCTGTTGGACCGTCTGCTAGGAGAGCGATGAGCACCGCACTTGAGTGGTTCAAGTCCAGCTACAGCACCGAGCAGGGCGGCAACTGCCTCGAAGTCGCCACCTCACCCCGCACCATCCACATCCGCGACTCCAAGCACACCACCGGCCCCGCCCTCACCGTCGGCCGCGACACCTGGACCGCGTTCCTCGCACTCGCCCGTTGAACCGACCGCCAGGAGCAGCGATGAGCGCCGCACTTCAGTGGTACAAGTCCAGCTTCAGCAGCGACCAGGGCGGTCAGTGCCTCGAAGTCGCCGTCACTTGGTTCAAGTCCAGCTACAGCAGCGAGCAGGGCGGCGCGTGCCTCGAAGTCGCCGCCTCACCCCACACCATCCACATCCGCGACTCCAAGCACACCGACGGCCCCGCCCTCACCGTCACGCCCGACAGCTGGGCGTCGTTCCTCGCGCTTGCCGGCCGCCGCTAGAGCCAGCGTCACCGCGATCGAGCCCGTCGCCATCACCGTCATCCCCGTCGCCGGGGACGTCAGTTGGGCCACCGTGCCCGCCAGTGCCGCGGCCACGCCCTGCATGGTGAGCATCCCGGCCGACCGCAACCCGAGCGCGTGGCCCGCCATGTCGTCCGGGGTGAGGGACATCAGGCGTTCCTGCTGGACCAGGCTCGCGGCGAAGCCGATGTTGGAGAGGCATACCGCCACGGCCGCGACAGCGACCGGCGGGTGGAACGCGAAGAGCAGGTACGGCGTCGCCAGCAGCAGGAGCAGCGGGGTGGCCAGCCGGGGGCGCAGCGCGGGGCGTACGAAGCGGCCCACCCACACGTCACCGGCGAACATGCCCAGCGCCCCGCTCGCGAACAGCGCGCCGGCCGTCTCCGGGGCGTAGGAGACGTAGAGGGAATCGCAGCCCACGGCCAGGCCGTTGGGGATCCACAGGCCCAGGTAGGTGAGGCGGCGGGGGCGGGAGGACCACAGGACGGCGTTGTTGCGCCAGGTCGCCGTGACCGAGAGGCGACCCGAGGTGCGGGGCGGGCGGGCCGTGAGGCCCAGGCGGTGGCCCAGGGCCTCCGTCAGGTACAGGGCCGCAGCCAGGAGCAGGCACGTGCGCGGGGACAGCAGTGCCAGCAGCGCGCCGCCCATCGCGAAACCCAGGACCTGCATCAGGCCCGAGGCCATGTTGAACATCGAACGCCCCAGCAGGAAGCCGGACTTGGGGAGGATCTCGTTCAGCAGCCCGCCGGTCACTCCCCCGCCCAGTGACGCGATCAGGCCCTGTACCAGCACCACCGCGAAGACCGCCCAGACCGGCAGCCCGGGCACGGCCAGCACCGCCGTGAGGGCCGCGAAGGCGAGTCCCATGCCGGCCAGCGTCGCCCGCGGGGGCAGCCGGTCGGCGCCCGAGAGCAGGAAGGTCGCGCCCAGCACCTGCGCCAGCTGCGGGCCGAACATGCTCAGCGCCGCCAGCAGCGGCGAGTCCGTGGCCCGGTAGACCAGCGTCGCGAGCGACAGACCGCCGATCGTCAGGGCCGCGTTGAAGGCGGCGTAGGAGAGGAAGAACGGGGTGAACTCCGGGGTGCGGAACAGGTCGCGGTAGCTGCGCATGGACGGGAGTCTCGAATCGATCACCGGCCGGTCGTTAATGTTTCGCGCAGACACGAAAGGTCGTACGACGCATGGGTCTGTGGCTGATCGACGCCGACACCCTCGCCCGCAGCCGCTTCCTGGTCTCCCCGTTCCCGGAGACCTTCGCGAGCCTGAAGCTGCTGCACGCGGGGGTCGGCGCCCACTCGGGCGAGGAGGCCTGGCTGCGCGCGCACCTGCCCGGCTACCGCGCCCTCCTCGCGGCCGACCCGGTAACGGGACCGCTCGTCGACGCCGGGCTCAGGTCGTGGATCGCCGACTTCCTCTGTCCCACACCGTGCGCCGGGGAGACCTTCGAGGAGACGGTGGTCCGGGTGCGGGCGGCCGACCCCGAAGCGGCCCGCGCCAACCTCCGGGTGTCCCTCGCCGGACCGCTCCCCGCCGTCCTGGAGCGGGACGACCTGCCCGAGCGGGCGGCCGCGCTCCTCACGTACGTCTGGGAGGAGACCGTACGGCCGTACTGGGACCGTCGGCGGCGCGTCCTGGAGGCCGACGTGGTCGCGCGGACCGCGCAGGTGAGCCAAGGGGGCTGGGCCGCCGTACTGGACTCGCTGCGGCCCTGGACCCGCTGGCTCGGCGGGAGCCGGTTCCAGGTGAACCTGCACGAGTATCCGCCGCGGGAGATCGCCTCCGGGGCGGAGCTGGCCTTCGTCCCGGTGACGACGGGAGGCGGCTGGGTGTCGTGGGAGGGGCGGGAGCGGTACGCCGTGGTCTACCCGTGCTCCGGAGTGCTCGCCGAGGACCACGACCGGCGGCCCGTGCCGGCCGGGCTCGGGGCGCTCATCGGCACCGCGCGGGCCGGGACGCTGATGCTGCTCGGCTCTCCCATGAGCACGACCCAGCTGGTCGCCGTCACTCGGCAGAGCCTCGGCTCGGTCGGCCGGCATCTGCGGGTCCTGCTGGACGCGGGGCTCGTGGAGCGGCGGCGGGCGGGGCGGTCGGTGCTGTACGAGCGGACGGCGGCGGGGAGCGTGCTCGTGGAGGCCTCACGTCGGCCCGACACTTACCGGAGTTAGCATCCGCTTATGACGCTTTCTGACAGCACCTCCCCCCTCGCCGTCGACATCGACACCCTCCAGGGCGGCTCCGCCGACCTCTCCCAGTACGCGGGCCAGGCCGTTCTCGTCGTGAACGTGGCCTCCAAGTGCGGGCTGACCCCGCAGTACAACGGGCTCGAGAAGCTCCAGGAGCGGTACGCCGAGCGCGGCTTCACCGTCCTCGGCGTGCCCTGCAACCAGTTCCTCGGGCAGGAGCCGGG
Above is a window of Streptomyces sp. NBC_00490 DNA encoding:
- a CDS encoding GNAT family N-acetyltransferase, yielding MRSTSNSMRNRITIHRPEELGGELRAAWHRVADESPDFGNPFLAPEFASGVGKYRGGARVAVLHDHGEPVGFFPYERNAFGVGRAIGLGLSDCQALVHRPGVTWDTGELLRACGLSVFEFDHLVDEQKPLGRYVTGTFASPVVDLKTAEGTTYPEWLRGSYPGLAKTVLKKERRLARDLGELRFVFDERDPAMLRQLMRWKSAQYRRTGRMDRFARPWIVALTDHFFQVREEHFTGVLSVVYAGDRPVAAHFGPTSRTVFAAWFTAYDPELRYYSPGLIMHLRMAEAAGRQGVRVMDLGRGDKEYKDWLKTRELRVGEGFAYRPHPVAATHRLWRRPVRGLRNTVLAHPRLREPADRLLKTIGGLRAKTR
- a CDS encoding toll/interleukin-1 receptor domain-containing protein, translated to MAAPVPDATDVLVRVLISYSHDGDGHRKAVLNLANRLRHAGIDAWIDQFEEHEPPESWPDWMRRELTKADFVLVVVTETYLERFNRDSPQGVGSGVRWEGGLITAGLYHGRQDKARYLPVVLREEDRRLIPVPLNLTTSYVIGETGDGDLAPLLRVLRGSPGAVPVKLGSLPEDAARDWQIDLYLGNGREVWRRLDPDLRLALAQDWITANSAHPEVRDHDRDQLANALAEERPRHALSELLLEGRVEVLRDHFAAVNPSSWGPVGTPRQVGPDHTIVEMGSSDGDSPERSLLMRRVGREWLVANFRAAYVIPGWPPRQEEIPGALRNGGT
- a CDS encoding helix-turn-helix domain-containing protein, with the protein product MSNKSRSSRMRKNASAVKMVGSLVGTFRRAAGLTQVELAERVGVDEETIASIEQGRRTLKEDLAALLDELLDTKGALAVALAHMPEVDLFPRWAEEYIDLEREALALSSFENQAVPGLLQTPAYARAVFLNEVPALTEGEIEQRVTARVERQEVLTRKVPPTATFILSEMTLMDRLGGDEVRHGQLRRLCEWAVLPGITIQVMPVGRDFHAGLSGPFVLIETLDHQHLAYVEGQRKGWMIADPDEVSVLELKYAMLRSQALNPQESRDLLDRLLGER
- a CDS encoding DUF397 domain-containing protein, producing the protein MSTALEWFKSSYSTEQGGNCLEVATSPRTIHIRDSKHTTGPALTVGRDTWTAFLALAR
- a CDS encoding DUF397 domain-containing protein, which encodes MSAALQWYKSSFSSDQGGQCLEVAVTWFKSSYSSEQGGACLEVAASPHTIHIRDSKHTDGPALTVTPDSWASFLALAGRR
- a CDS encoding MFS transporter, with translation MRSYRDLFRTPEFTPFFLSYAAFNAALTIGGLSLATLVYRATDSPLLAALSMFGPQLAQVLGATFLLSGADRLPPRATLAGMGLAFAALTAVLAVPGLPVWAVFAVVLVQGLIASLGGGVTGGLLNEILPKSGFLLGRSMFNMASGLMQVLGFAMGGALLALLSPRTCLLLAAALYLTEALGHRLGLTARPPRTSGRLSVTATWRNNAVLWSSRPRRLTYLGLWIPNGLAVGCDSLYVSYAPETAGALFASGALGMFAGDVWVGRFVRPALRPRLATPLLLLLATPYLLFAFHPPVAVAAVAVCLSNIGFAASLVQQERLMSLTPDDMAGHALGLRSAGMLTMQGVAAALAGTVAQLTSPATGMTVMATGSIAVTLALAAAGKREERRPAVGRDGEGGAVGVLGVADVDGVG
- a CDS encoding helix-turn-helix domain-containing protein; this encodes MGLWLIDADTLARSRFLVSPFPETFASLKLLHAGVGAHSGEEAWLRAHLPGYRALLAADPVTGPLVDAGLRSWIADFLCPTPCAGETFEETVVRVRAADPEAARANLRVSLAGPLPAVLERDDLPERAAALLTYVWEETVRPYWDRRRRVLEADVVARTAQVSQGGWAAVLDSLRPWTRWLGGSRFQVNLHEYPPREIASGAELAFVPVTTGGGWVSWEGRERYAVVYPCSGVLAEDHDRRPVPAGLGALIGTARAGTLMLLGSPMSTTQLVAVTRQSLGSVGRHLRVLLDAGLVERRRAGRSVLYERTAAGSVLVEASRRPDTYRS